Proteins encoded within one genomic window of Haematospirillum jordaniae:
- a CDS encoding ComF family protein: MTIKIDRFFYPVRLALDIVLPPRCLRCGVVTGTSHGVCASCFGTIRFLEAATQCSRCAMPFESLAQGGEHSCEPDHDRILDRVRAATLYDDGTRSMILAFKHADRTDMARGLAAWLARVSADMLHEADLVIPVPLHRWRLLWRRYNQSALLSRALVSFQTRALYCPVSLRRVRATRTQGHFDRIQRHNNVAGAFHVASRYRARLAGRRVLLVDDVMTTGSTLRACASALKDAGAGPVDAVVLARAMGPGL; this comes from the coding sequence ATGACCATAAAGATTGATCGTTTCTTTTATCCCGTGCGCCTTGCCCTGGATATCGTCCTTCCGCCGCGCTGTTTGCGCTGTGGTGTCGTGACGGGTACGTCTCACGGGGTGTGTGCCTCCTGTTTCGGAACGATCCGTTTCCTTGAGGCGGCAACCCAGTGTTCGCGATGCGCCATGCCTTTCGAGAGTCTTGCACAAGGTGGGGAGCATTCTTGTGAACCAGACCATGACCGTATTCTGGACAGGGTGCGGGCAGCAACACTTTATGACGATGGAACCCGTTCCATGATTCTCGCTTTCAAACATGCTGACCGAACGGATATGGCGCGTGGGTTGGCGGCGTGGCTGGCACGTGTATCTGCGGACATGCTGCATGAGGCTGATCTGGTCATACCGGTACCATTACATCGCTGGCGCCTTCTGTGGCGGCGTTATAATCAGTCGGCCCTTCTGTCCCGTGCCCTTGTCTCTTTTCAAACCCGTGCCCTGTATTGCCCGGTTTCGTTGCGGCGTGTGAGGGCAACGCGGACCCAAGGGCATTTTGATCGTATCCAGCGCCATAACAACGTTGCAGGGGCGTTTCATGTTGCTTCGCGGTATAGGGCCAGGCTTGCCGGGCGCAGGGTATTACTGGTCGATGATGTCATGACAACGGGGTCAACATTGCGTGCTTGTGCCTCTGCTTTGAAGGATGCCGGAGCTGGCCCGGTTGATGCCGTCGTTCTGGCCCGTGCCATGGGGCCGGGGTTATAA
- the sfsA gene encoding DNA/RNA nuclease SfsA yields MHFGHTLIRGTLIKRYKRFMADITLADGSVVTAHTANSGSMSGCCTPGSEVWLSPADNPARKLKYTWEMIRVDGSLVGVNTSHPNALAAEAIQAGLIPQLGGYETLRREVKYGRSSRIDILLESTTKPPCYVEVKNVTLFRDTGTGGKTALFPDAVTARGAKHLDELSAMVAAGNRAVMLYVIQREHDGLVRFSIAGDIDPHYAAALQQATAAGVEILCHTCTITPSAIHLATPLPVAL; encoded by the coding sequence ATGCACTTTGGACACACTCTCATTCGCGGCACATTGATCAAGCGGTACAAGCGGTTCATGGCCGATATCACACTGGCAGATGGCTCTGTCGTCACGGCGCATACAGCCAATTCAGGATCCATGTCGGGATGCTGCACCCCGGGGTCTGAGGTCTGGCTGTCCCCTGCCGACAATCCAGCACGCAAGCTCAAATACACATGGGAAATGATCCGGGTGGACGGTTCCCTTGTTGGCGTCAACACCAGTCATCCCAACGCGTTGGCCGCAGAAGCCATACAGGCCGGACTGATCCCTCAGCTGGGCGGATACGAAACTCTGCGCCGCGAAGTAAAGTACGGACGCAGCAGCCGTATTGATATTTTGCTTGAAAGCACAACCAAGCCACCATGCTACGTTGAAGTCAAAAACGTCACCCTGTTCCGCGATACAGGGACAGGCGGGAAAACAGCCCTGTTCCCCGATGCCGTCACCGCACGCGGGGCCAAGCATCTGGATGAACTGAGCGCAATGGTCGCGGCCGGAAATCGTGCGGTTATGCTCTATGTGATACAAAGGGAACACGATGGCTTGGTCCGCTTTTCCATTGCCGGTGACATCGACCCGCACTACGCTGCCGCCTTGCAACAGGCCACGGCAGCCGGCGTTGAGATCTTGTGCCACACCTGCACCATAACGCCGTCGGCCATCCATCTGGCGACCCCCTTGCCCGTTGCTCTGTAA
- a CDS encoding TIGR01459 family HAD-type hydrolase: protein MPTTIPDTPEPSSGRSGLYIPLQLPGLRAASGLWNAFILDLWGVIHDGVAAYPHSAETLRQLRATGARVMFLSNAPRRASALIAQMETMGIPRDLYDDILSSGDAVHHALLTRKDPAFAALGNACFHMGPERDLTIYEETGVVLTDLDHATFIMNTGPVSLDDNADHYRAILAKGVQAGLPMVCANPDRTVIRQGKAIVCAGALADIYIEYGGTVIWRGKPDPAVYRLCLEKMGFPSTGVCTIGDSLETDMAGAAAASIDGLWVTGGIHADEVGGAYGKPADPLRMARLAARHGVRPAAALAGFIW from the coding sequence GTGCCGACCACCATTCCTGACACACCTGAACCATCATCCGGTCGCTCCGGTCTGTATATTCCCTTGCAACTTCCCGGCCTACGCGCCGCATCCGGGCTATGGAACGCATTTATTCTGGATCTGTGGGGCGTAATTCACGACGGGGTCGCGGCATATCCCCATTCAGCCGAGACCTTACGTCAACTGCGGGCCACGGGGGCACGTGTGATGTTTCTGTCCAATGCGCCACGACGTGCCTCTGCTCTGATAGCCCAGATGGAGACCATGGGAATCCCCCGTGATCTGTATGACGATATCCTGTCATCCGGAGATGCTGTGCATCATGCTCTTCTGACCCGCAAGGACCCAGCTTTTGCGGCACTGGGGAACGCATGCTTCCATATGGGGCCAGAACGGGATCTAACAATTTATGAAGAGACTGGCGTTGTACTGACAGACCTGGATCACGCCACATTCATCATGAACACTGGCCCGGTCAGCTTGGATGACAACGCTGATCACTACCGGGCCATACTGGCCAAGGGCGTGCAAGCCGGGCTGCCGATGGTATGCGCCAACCCGGACAGGACCGTCATCCGACAGGGTAAGGCCATCGTGTGCGCAGGGGCTCTGGCCGATATCTATATTGAATACGGGGGAACGGTTATCTGGAGAGGAAAGCCTGATCCTGCCGTATATCGGTTATGTCTGGAGAAAATGGGGTTTCCATCAACTGGCGTCTGCACAATCGGGGATTCCCTTGAAACGGATATGGCCGGTGCAGCAGCAGCAAGCATCGACGGACTATGGGTAACGGGCGGCATTCACGCTGATGAAGTCGGCGGTGCCTACGGGAAACCCGCTGATCCCCTGCGTATGGCGCGCCTTGCTGCCCGCCATGGCGTTCGTCCAGCGGCCGCCTTGGCTGGTTTTATCTGGTAG
- a CDS encoding MBL fold metallo-hydrolase, protein MHALSPLEYPWIDPPAPSKVQNVGDGLLWARMPLPFALDHINLWVLEDVDADLTIVDTGLATDETQAIWDELLDGPLAGKAVRQLLCTHFHPDHMGLAGWLCQRFNAPLTTTLSEWAMGVILSCDTSEAFSENQANFYRRAGLNPEKIHRVEKRGNTLSRRVSPVPKRFNRIRHGDTLMIGSYAWDVIIGQGHSPEMACLYCPTQNILIAGDQVLPRISPNISVWPNEPDANPLVLYRHSLEALKDLVPDTALVLPSHGLPFRGLHRRIDAILQHHKDRLEDCLSACQDTPRSAADLLPVLFRHPLDEHGLLFAVGEAIAHIHLLEQENALERIRGVDHIDRFIVRRTK, encoded by the coding sequence ATGCATGCGTTATCCCCTCTGGAGTATCCTTGGATAGATCCGCCAGCACCGTCAAAAGTACAGAATGTCGGAGATGGGCTGCTCTGGGCCCGGATGCCTCTACCCTTCGCCCTTGATCACATAAACCTGTGGGTCCTAGAAGATGTGGATGCAGACCTGACTATCGTTGACACAGGCCTTGCTACAGACGAAACCCAAGCCATCTGGGACGAACTGCTGGACGGGCCTCTGGCAGGTAAAGCCGTACGGCAACTGCTATGTACACATTTTCACCCCGACCATATGGGATTGGCCGGCTGGCTGTGCCAACGCTTCAATGCCCCCCTGACAACAACCCTGTCCGAATGGGCAATGGGGGTTATCTTGTCCTGTGACACGTCCGAGGCGTTCTCAGAGAACCAAGCCAACTTTTATCGCCGGGCAGGATTGAATCCGGAAAAAATTCATCGTGTCGAAAAACGGGGCAATACCCTTTCCCGGCGGGTTTCACCTGTTCCCAAACGCTTTAACCGCATCAGGCATGGCGACACGCTCATGATCGGATCGTACGCGTGGGATGTTATCATCGGACAAGGCCATTCTCCAGAGATGGCTTGTCTTTACTGTCCAACACAAAATATCCTGATTGCCGGAGACCAGGTTTTACCCCGCATCAGTCCCAATATCAGTGTCTGGCCCAATGAACCAGATGCCAATCCCTTGGTTTTATATCGGCATAGCCTAGAAGCCCTGAAGGATCTGGTTCCGGACACAGCCTTGGTTCTTCCCAGCCATGGACTCCCGTTCCGTGGTCTGCATCGAAGAATTGACGCCATTCTGCAACACCACAAAGACCGCCTTGAAGACTGCCTTTCTGCCTGTCAAGACACACCACGCAGTGCAGCGGATCTTCTTCCCGTTCTCTTCCGGCATCCTCTGGATGAACACGGCTTGCTCTTTGCTGTGGGAGAGGCCATTGCCCACATTCATCTCTTGGAACAAGAAAACGCCCTAGAGCGAATACGTGGAGTGGACCACATTGACCGTTTCATAGTGCGACGCACAAAATAA
- the corA gene encoding magnesium/cobalt transporter CorA, protein MLTVYVPGPAGLYSFPPAPGLPVPPEVVWIDLYQPVTAEVHRVEQALDIALPTREEMQEIEASSRLYQEDGAVFMTAVVLAQSDTEHPETTAVTFILSGERLVTVRHAEPKPFRAFATRASRQQGLKTGDVILVNLLETVIERAADILEREMARVDAISSEVFNHTPTGQRRVNQAESRDFQDILRDIGQTGDVASRARESLMSIGRLLAFLDQGLPSQGQEARAQVKIMWRDVQSLLDHATFLAGKISFLLDATLGMVNIEQNSIIKIFSVVSVVFLPPTMIASIYGMNFELMPELKWALGYPWALFLMLMSAVVPFLYFKRKGWL, encoded by the coding sequence ATGCTGACCGTCTATGTGCCAGGACCGGCCGGTCTGTATTCCTTTCCTCCGGCTCCGGGGCTTCCGGTTCCGCCGGAAGTGGTGTGGATTGATCTATACCAACCCGTAACGGCCGAGGTTCATCGAGTCGAGCAGGCTCTTGATATTGCCCTGCCAACCCGGGAGGAAATGCAGGAGATTGAGGCTTCCAGCCGGCTGTACCAGGAAGATGGCGCTGTTTTCATGACAGCCGTTGTGCTGGCCCAGTCTGATACGGAGCATCCGGAAACAACAGCTGTGACCTTTATTCTGTCCGGCGAGCGACTGGTGACAGTGCGCCACGCTGAACCCAAGCCATTCCGGGCCTTTGCCACACGTGCCAGCCGGCAGCAGGGATTGAAGACCGGCGACGTGATATTGGTAAATTTGTTGGAAACAGTCATCGAGCGTGCGGCCGACATTCTGGAACGTGAGATGGCCCGTGTCGATGCCATATCCTCCGAAGTTTTCAATCACACACCAACCGGGCAGAGGCGGGTAAACCAGGCTGAAAGCCGTGACTTTCAGGATATTTTGCGCGATATCGGCCAAACTGGTGACGTTGCATCCCGTGCGCGTGAAAGTTTGATGTCGATTGGCCGACTTCTGGCGTTTCTGGATCAGGGATTGCCCAGTCAGGGGCAGGAAGCCAGGGCCCAAGTCAAGATTATGTGGCGCGATGTGCAAAGCCTTCTGGATCATGCCACCTTTCTGGCTGGCAAGATCAGCTTCCTGCTGGATGCAACCCTTGGCATGGTGAATATCGAGCAGAACTCGATTATCAAAATCTTCTCCGTTGTCTCTGTTGTTTTCCTGCCTCCGACCATGATTGCCAGTATCTATGGCATGAATTTCGAGCTGATGCCCGAGCTGAAGTGGGCACTGGGGTACCCGTGGGCATTATTCCTGATGCTCATGTCGGCGGTTGTGCCCTTCCTGTACTTCAAGCGCAAAGGCTGGCTGTAG
- a CDS encoding MFS transporter, giving the protein MSLNAPAPAPHAAPLPDRDVASLYTRLRWQIFSGIFIGYAGYYLVRKNFCLAMPYLIEQGYSHGELGIAASGLSVAYGLSKFLMGAVSDHSNPRLFMPLGLFLSATIVFILGYASWATSSIAMMCILLFANGWAQGMGWAPCGRTIVHWWPQSKRGLIVSVWNAAHTISAVAFWGFYS; this is encoded by the coding sequence ATGTCGCTGAATGCGCCGGCCCCGGCACCGCACGCCGCCCCCTTACCTGACCGTGACGTTGCTTCCCTCTACACGCGGCTGCGATGGCAAATCTTCTCTGGCATCTTCATCGGATACGCTGGGTATTATCTGGTACGCAAGAACTTCTGCCTAGCCATGCCGTATCTGATAGAGCAAGGGTATTCCCACGGCGAATTAGGAATAGCTGCTTCAGGTCTATCTGTTGCCTATGGACTATCTAAGTTCTTGATGGGTGCTGTTTCCGATCATTCTAATCCCCGCCTATTCATGCCACTTGGGCTTTTTCTGTCCGCTACTATCGTCTTCATACTGGGATATGCGTCTTGGGCAACATCAAGCATTGCCATGATGTGTATTCTTTTGTTTGCCAATGGATGGGCGCAAGGCATGGGATGGGCACCGTGTGGTCGCACCATTGTGCACTGGTGGCCACAGTCAAAGCGTGGGCTGATCGTGTCTGTCTGGAATGCAGCACACACAATATCGGCGGTGGCCTTCTGGGGCTTCTATTCCTGA
- the grxC gene encoding glutaredoxin 3: MSVHIEIYTWPHCPYCHRAKALLDAKGVAYTEIDVLDNTAKRAEMEQRSGRRTVPQIFIGGTHVGGCDDLHALDEKGGLDPMLAQAS, from the coding sequence ATGAGCGTGCATATCGAGATCTATACGTGGCCCCACTGCCCTTATTGTCACAGGGCCAAGGCTCTTCTCGATGCGAAGGGTGTTGCCTATACCGAGATTGATGTTTTGGACAACACAGCAAAGCGCGCAGAGATGGAGCAGCGGTCAGGGCGCCGTACCGTTCCACAGATTTTCATTGGCGGTACGCACGTCGGCGGGTGTGATGATCTGCATGCGTTAGATGAAAAAGGTGGCCTTGACCCGATGCTGGCTCAAGCCAGCTAG
- a CDS encoding DUF952 domain-containing protein encodes MSYTHPRRDLRPEHDTRSPQRLYRLILPEQWRQAVREGFFEGSPTDRADGFIHLSTAAQVMGTAERWFSETSELMLLRIDRDRLAGTVRMEGPELYPHLYGLLPIEAVQETWDLPLNENLRFIFPTEIILASS; translated from the coding sequence ATGAGCTATACACATCCTCGACGCGATCTGCGCCCTGAACACGACACACGATCCCCACAACGGCTGTATCGCCTGATTTTGCCCGAGCAGTGGCGCCAAGCCGTCCGTGAGGGCTTTTTCGAAGGGTCTCCCACCGACCGGGCCGATGGGTTTATCCACCTGTCAACCGCAGCCCAAGTTATGGGAACGGCGGAACGCTGGTTCTCCGAAACATCTGAACTGATGCTGCTACGCATTGACCGCGACCGCTTGGCCGGGACCGTACGTATGGAGGGACCTGAACTCTACCCACATCTCTACGGTCTTCTTCCGATCGAGGCCGTGCAAGAAACATGGGATCTTCCACTGAACGAAAACCTACGTTTTATATTCCCGACCGAAATTATCTTGGCCTCGTCTTGA
- a CDS encoding MFS transporter, whose translation MATVKAWADRVCLECSTHNIGGGLLGLLFLTGMGWFNDWHAGFYVPAGFAFVIAVFTTLTLRDTPQSCGLPSVEDYSNGRQTPHRPEQKMSFRMVIGQHFIPNTMLWWLAGASVFVHLIRFGVLDWAPTYLKETRDFDVEVSSWVYFLYEWAGIPGTLLCGWISDRLFSAQRAPAGILFMALILCALLVQWLGTGQNPYIEMTAFLAIGFLI comes from the coding sequence GTGGCCACAGTCAAAGCGTGGGCTGATCGTGTCTGTCTGGAATGCAGCACACACAATATCGGCGGTGGCCTTCTGGGGCTTCTATTCCTGACAGGTATGGGCTGGTTCAATGACTGGCATGCCGGTTTCTATGTACCGGCCGGGTTTGCGTTCGTTATTGCTGTCTTCACAACCCTGACCCTGCGCGATACACCACAGTCCTGTGGATTGCCATCCGTAGAAGATTATAGCAATGGTCGTCAAACACCTCACCGGCCAGAACAAAAAATGTCTTTTCGTATGGTTATTGGACAGCACTTCATCCCCAATACCATGCTGTGGTGGCTTGCAGGTGCAAGCGTTTTTGTACACCTGATCCGGTTCGGAGTTCTGGATTGGGCGCCGACGTATCTGAAAGAAACAAGAGACTTTGATGTTGAAGTCTCTTCATGGGTTTACTTCCTATACGAGTGGGCTGGTATTCCCGGCACCTTGCTCTGTGGCTGGATATCAGATCGGCTGTTCTCGGCACAACGAGCACCAGCCGGCATCCTGTTCATGGCCCTGATTCTCTGCGCACTTCTTGTGCAGTGGCTCGGTACAGGCCAGAATCCCTACATTGAAATGACGGCGTTTCTGGCTATCGGCTTCCTGATTTGA
- a CDS encoding methyltransferase domain-containing protein — protein sequence MHTSTPVIFDRQALRQHQNRVARSLDDFSFLFEEVGNRLIERLDDVNRAFPTIVDLGSHGGMLSQPLSRRAGTQQVFSTDAAKGMLERGCHQQARILGCDEEALPFAESSLDLVVSSLSLHWVNDLPGTLVQIRRALKPDGLFLAALFGGHTLHELRQCLLEAESEVEGGASPRISPFVDICDMGMLMQRAGFALPVIDCDTIPVTYDSALKLMKDLQGMGESNILIERRQTFSRRETLLRAAERYERMFTNDTGRLTATFQIVWVSGWAPAATQPKALRPGTATHSLAEALGATVCGLDDTTGKG from the coding sequence ATGCATACTTCCACCCCTGTCATTTTTGACCGGCAAGCCCTGCGCCAGCACCAGAATCGGGTAGCGCGTTCCCTGGATGATTTTTCCTTCCTGTTCGAAGAGGTCGGAAACCGACTGATCGAACGGCTGGATGACGTGAACCGGGCCTTCCCGACCATCGTTGATCTGGGAAGCCATGGCGGCATGTTGTCACAACCACTGTCCCGACGCGCAGGAACACAGCAGGTCTTCTCGACAGATGCAGCCAAAGGCATGCTGGAACGGGGATGCCACCAACAAGCCCGCATTCTGGGATGCGACGAGGAAGCCCTGCCCTTTGCCGAGAGCAGCTTGGATCTGGTCGTGTCATCCCTGTCCCTGCACTGGGTCAATGACCTGCCCGGTACCCTAGTTCAGATACGCCGGGCCCTGAAGCCCGACGGACTGTTTCTGGCGGCCCTGTTCGGGGGGCATACCTTGCATGAGCTACGCCAATGCCTTCTGGAAGCCGAGAGCGAGGTGGAAGGCGGTGCCTCCCCACGCATCTCGCCGTTTGTGGATATCTGTGACATGGGCATGCTGATGCAACGTGCCGGCTTTGCCCTGCCCGTGATTGACTGCGATACAATCCCGGTTACGTACGATTCAGCACTGAAGTTGATGAAAGACCTGCAAGGTATGGGGGAGAGCAACATCCTGATAGAACGCCGCCAGACCTTCTCGCGCCGGGAAACCTTACTGCGTGCGGCGGAACGGTATGAAAGGATGTTTACGAATGATACCGGGCGCCTGACCGCAACATTCCAGATCGTCTGGGTTTCGGGATGGGCACCGGCTGCCACCCAGCCCAAGGCACTGCGCCCCGGCACAGCAACCCACAGCCTGGCCGAAGCCTTGGGGGCCACCGTCTGCGGGCTCGACGACACCACGGGGAAAGGATAG
- a CDS encoding quinone-dependent dihydroorotate dehydrogenase, producing MPLDLYRRVAAPLLGRMDPEQAHRIAILAMQSPLIPLFTPPSQPELAVSLWNRTFPNPVGLAAGFDKNGKVADAMLRMGFGFVEIGGVTPRPQDGNPKPRLFRLPEDGAIINRMGFNNDGMHVVRQRLARLRKGKQTLHGLIGVNLGKNKDTTDPADDYVKGAAAFAGLADFLVINVSSPNTPGLRALQERKHLEHIVSSVQRTLEQDTNSTPLLLKIAPDLEEMDEVELAALACDNGIDGLVVANTTLARPDTLTGQARHEAGGLSGRPLRTASTALLRRMYRLTKGGIPLIGVGGIGSGADAWEKIKAGASLIQLYTALVYQGPSLVQQIRDDLLLLAKREGFHSVAEAVGADHHS from the coding sequence ATGCCGCTTGATCTCTACCGCCGTGTTGCTGCTCCACTTCTGGGACGAATGGACCCGGAGCAGGCGCACCGCATAGCAATACTTGCTATGCAATCGCCCTTGATCCCGCTCTTCACGCCACCGTCTCAACCAGAGCTGGCTGTGTCTCTCTGGAATCGGACTTTTCCCAATCCCGTTGGTCTGGCCGCAGGATTCGACAAGAACGGCAAAGTCGCCGATGCCATGTTGCGCATGGGATTTGGTTTTGTAGAGATTGGTGGCGTCACACCCCGCCCACAGGATGGCAATCCAAAACCACGCCTGTTCAGGCTTCCAGAAGATGGGGCTATCATCAACCGGATGGGGTTCAACAATGATGGCATGCACGTTGTCAGACAAAGGTTGGCACGCCTGCGAAAGGGTAAGCAAACACTTCACGGACTGATCGGTGTCAACCTAGGTAAGAACAAGGATACAACTGATCCGGCTGATGATTACGTAAAAGGTGCCGCAGCCTTTGCCGGCTTGGCTGACTTCTTGGTCATCAATGTATCAAGCCCGAATACACCGGGATTGCGGGCGCTGCAGGAACGCAAGCATCTGGAACACATTGTCAGCAGCGTGCAACGCACCTTGGAGCAGGATACGAACTCGACCCCGTTGCTGCTCAAAATTGCCCCTGACCTTGAGGAAATGGATGAAGTCGAGCTTGCAGCCTTGGCCTGCGATAATGGTATTGATGGACTGGTTGTCGCCAATACGACACTGGCACGTCCGGATACGCTGACGGGACAGGCTCGTCATGAGGCGGGTGGATTGTCCGGCCGTCCGCTCCGCACTGCCTCAACAGCCTTGCTGCGACGTATGTACCGCCTGACCAAGGGAGGCATTCCCCTGATAGGGGTTGGCGGCATTGGCAGTGGCGCTGATGCCTGGGAAAAAATAAAGGCAGGGGCTTCCCTCATACAACTATACACCGCCTTGGTCTACCAAGGGCCATCCTTGGTCCAGCAGATCAGGGACGATCTGCTTCTTCTGGCAAAGCGCGAAGGTTTTCATTCTGTTGCGGAGGCTGTTGGTGCCGACCACCATTCCTGA
- a CDS encoding histone deacetylase family protein: MPTLLVSHHDCLEHETGGYHPENPDRLRSVLQILESEDFFMLHREEAPRATLEQLTRVHPQSYIDDIMSHIPKQGYYAIDSDTPLSPKSGEAALRAAGGVCAAVDAVVARQARNAFVAVRPPGHHATRTQPMGFCIFNNVAVGAMQARSIHGLGRVAVIDWDVHHGNGTQDIFWNDPDAFYASTHQFPLYPGTGSAEETGAHNNIVNCPLPSGSDGTVFMEALDNRIIPALKNFRPHILFISAGFDAHGRDPLANMKLTVKDYAEATRKLMAVADSLCGGRIISVLEGGYDLIATASSAAAHIRVLMEN; this comes from the coding sequence ATGCCGACTCTCTTGGTATCGCATCATGATTGCCTCGAGCACGAAACCGGAGGCTACCACCCCGAAAACCCTGATCGCTTGCGCAGTGTTCTCCAGATCCTCGAAAGTGAGGATTTTTTTATGCTGCACCGCGAAGAAGCGCCACGTGCTACCCTAGAGCAGTTAACCCGCGTACACCCACAGTCTTATATCGACGACATTATGAGCCATATCCCCAAGCAGGGATATTATGCCATCGACAGTGATACACCGTTGTCACCAAAAAGCGGTGAAGCTGCGCTGCGTGCCGCAGGGGGTGTCTGTGCAGCCGTTGATGCCGTGGTTGCCCGGCAGGCCCGCAATGCTTTTGTTGCCGTCCGCCCGCCCGGCCACCACGCGACCAGAACCCAGCCCATGGGATTTTGCATTTTCAACAATGTCGCTGTCGGGGCCATGCAAGCCCGGAGCATACACGGTCTTGGAAGAGTGGCTGTCATCGACTGGGATGTTCATCACGGGAACGGCACCCAAGACATTTTCTGGAATGATCCTGATGCGTTTTATGCATCAACACACCAGTTCCCCCTGTATCCCGGCACCGGAAGCGCAGAAGAAACAGGGGCACACAACAATATCGTCAACTGCCCTCTTCCGTCTGGATCGGACGGAACCGTGTTTATGGAGGCGCTGGATAACCGCATTATACCGGCCCTGAAAAATTTCAGACCGCACATTCTGTTCATTTCAGCAGGGTTTGATGCGCATGGGCGCGACCCTCTGGCCAACATGAAGCTAACCGTCAAGGACTATGCCGAAGCAACCCGCAAACTGATGGCTGTTGCCGACAGCCTGTGCGGCGGACGCATCATCTCTGTTCTAGAGGGAGGCTACGACCTGATTGCAACGGCCTCGTCAGCTGCAGCGCATATCAGGGTCCTGATGGAAAACTAG
- a CDS encoding NAD kinase has protein sequence MAFGSICFTAAATSAAEEALERLCQRYGQVPADRADVIVALGGDGFMLETMHRHMALKKPIYGMNRGTVGFLLNAYAEHGLEERLAKATCVQLFPLAMTALTSQGDTLHALAINEVSMLRQTRQAAKIRISVDGKVRLPELICDGALVCTSAGSTAYNLSAHGPILPMGSNVMALTPISAFRPRRWRGAVLSHQVSLDFDIIEGEKRPVSAVADYTEVRDVIRVSVREDRSIVLPVLFDPEHNLEERILSEQFTG, from the coding sequence ATGGCGTTTGGTTCAATCTGCTTCACCGCTGCTGCTACCTCTGCTGCTGAAGAAGCACTAGAGCGCCTTTGTCAGCGCTATGGTCAGGTTCCTGCGGATCGGGCTGATGTTATTGTGGCCTTGGGGGGGGATGGTTTCATGCTGGAAACTATGCACCGCCATATGGCATTGAAAAAACCGATCTATGGCATGAATCGGGGAACGGTCGGCTTTCTGTTGAATGCGTATGCCGAGCATGGGCTGGAGGAACGCTTGGCAAAGGCGACCTGCGTCCAGCTGTTCCCTTTGGCGATGACGGCGCTGACCAGCCAAGGGGATACCCTGCATGCCCTTGCAATCAACGAGGTTTCAATGCTGCGTCAGACGCGTCAGGCAGCCAAGATTCGTATCAGTGTAGACGGAAAGGTCCGTTTGCCGGAATTGATCTGTGACGGGGCGCTGGTGTGCACATCGGCAGGTTCAACCGCCTATAATCTCTCTGCACATGGCCCCATTCTCCCTATGGGATCAAATGTCATGGCCTTGACACCGATTTCAGCATTCCGCCCTCGGCGCTGGCGTGGTGCTGTTCTTTCTCATCAGGTATCCCTTGACTTTGACATTATAGAAGGCGAAAAGCGCCCGGTCTCGGCTGTGGCCGATTATACCGAAGTGCGCGATGTCATAAGGGTCTCCGTGCGCGAGGATCGCTCTATCGTATTACCTGTTCTGTTTGATCCCGAGCATAACCTTGAGGAAAGAATTTTATCTGAACAGTTCACAGGGTGA